The nucleotide sequence GGCTGCTATAACTTCCGATGAAACCAGCGGACGGACGCCATCGTGCACAGCCACAAGACCAGGAGATGTTACCAGTTTCAAGCCGTTACAAACAGAATGAAAACGAGTTTCACCACCCGAAGTTACCTGATGAGATATATTAAAATTGTACTTTTCACATAATTCATGCCAATAAGCTTGATGTGACTCCGGGAGCACCAATATTAATCGCACAGAGGAATCGTAGCGATTGAATGCTTCGAGAGTGTGCATAAGCACAGGTTCCCCTGCAACAGGAATGAACTGTTTAGGAAGATCGCCCCCCATTCGTAATCCCTGACCGCCAGCCACTACAAGTACATATTTAATTTGTTTATCCATCTTATTCTTATTGTAATTAAACTATTACAACCGCTATTTTACTAGTCTAACTCTTCAAGTACTTTTTTAACTTCCTGATCAGCTTTGTAGAGTTTATCCTTACATAACTTGATTAACCGCGTTGCCTCCTTTACCTTTTCAGAAAGGAGATCCACTTCCAGTTCTCCCTGCTCAATTTCTTCTACAATCAGCCGGAGCTTCTCGATAGCTTCATTATATGACTCTTCTTTATGTTCCATATCTCTGTAGTATTATTTTGTTAAAGTATGCGGCTATCTTTGTCTCCGTCAGCAAACCGTATTGTAACTAAATCGCCCGACTGCATATCGGACGCTCTTTTCACAATGCATCCATCTTTTAAGATCATGCTATATCCCCTTTGCATAATATGTTCCGGAGAGGCAAGTGTAATAAACTGTTCGTTAAGCTGTAAGGAATGTCTGCGTAGCGAAAGCAATTCGGAAGTTACCTGACGAAGAGCATTTTCTGATTTATCCAAAACCGTCCGTTTTCGATCAATCGTTTGCACAGCTAGTCCGGGTAAGGCAATTCCCATTCGTATCAAAGAACCTCTCTTTCGTTCCAACAAAGTATTTGCCAATGCAGGCAATTTCATTCCCAAATGCTGTAACAACATCTGGCTTCTTTCTATCTTTCCCCCGGCTAAAGCAGGCAGGGTAGCCATAAGCAACTGCAGCGATGAGCGACGTTCATTCAAAACTTCCAAAGCCCGTTTACTGCATTTATTCTTCAAATCGTCCAATAAACCAGCTGCCTCATCCAATCGTCCGATAAGAAACTCTGCCACAGCCGTAGGAGTTTTCGCCCGCGTATGTGCCACCATATCAATTACAGTATCATCTCGCTCGTGTCCTATCCCAGTAATAATTGGTAAAGGAAACTGAGCACAATTTGCAGCCAGTAAATACGAATCAAAACTATGTAAATCGGATGTGGAACCACCACCCCGAATAATCACCACTACATCAAAATTGCCAACCTGCTCATACACCTTATCCAGTGCAGAGATAACAGATTCTTCCGTTTTATCTCCCTGCATTACAGAAGGAAACAACCTTGTATAGAAAATATAGCCAGCCTTATTATTGGTAAGCTGTAGTAAAAAATCCTCATAGCCGGCAGCCGTAGGAGACGTTATAATTGCAATACGCTGGGGCAATATTGGAAATGGCAATTCTTTATTCAGCGTAAACACCCCTTCTTCCTGTAGCTGACGAACAATCTCAAGGCGTCTTCGTACCATATCGCCCAACGTATAAGCCGGATCTATATCAACTACAGTTAAGCTGTAACCATACAATTCATGAAACTCGACTGTAACTTTAACCAGCACTTTTAATCCCGAAGCAAACGCCTGTCCTGTTTCGCTCTCAAAGTAAGGCTTAAGCATATGAAAAGTCTTCGCCCAGATAGAACCCCGGACCTTGGCAAGCAATTTTCCGGTTGACGGATGTTTCTCAATAAATTCAAGATAACAATGACCGGAGGATACGTTTTGCCTGACATCGCTCATCTCTGCCCGCACCCAATACGTAGCAGGGAAAGCTTGCTGAAGGACTCCTTTAACCCGATTATTTAGTTCGAGTAACGAAATTTCCTGCCTAACACTTGACATGTCATCGTTCGGAAACATGCTTACATTGAGATTTATAGGCTTTATAGAGATCGGGCAATCCATATCCTAACTCCGCATCCGGATGGTTGCTTAAGTGACCTGCCTGCTGAAGGGCCTCAATCATCTCACGAGGAGAAAGATCGGGTACAGCCTGCCATAGACAAACAGATATGCCAGCCAATATAGGAGTAGAAAAAGATGTTCCGTTGGCATAAGTAATATTTCCTGAAGCATCTACCACACTGCATCCGCTACCTAAAGCAACCACATCTGGTTTTACCCTGTAATCGGCAGTAAATCCTACAGAACTAAATGTACTTTTCTTTTTATCGTCTGTTACGGCCCCAACCGTAACTATTTCGTCGGCATCACCTGGAAAAGTAATCTTCCCCCACGAGCTCGTTCCTTCATTTCCGGCACTACTAAAAAGCAGAATACCTTTATCGGCAGCCATTGCGGCCGCTTTACTTATCAGAGCCGTTTTTCCGTCAAGCGAGCCCTGAGTATATACAGCTTCCTCTGTATCGAACGTAAAATAACCAAGTGAAGAAGTTATAACGTCGACCCCTACACTATCAGCAAACTCAACAGCTGCTACCCAATAATCCTCTTCAATCGGAAACTCAGAACGGTTATCTTCGCTTTTAATCAGCCAATACGATGCGTCAGGAGCCGTTCCGACCATTAATCCCGGACTATTGGCAGCCATACAAGAAAGCACTTTTGTACCATGGTCGTCGCTCTCGTATACACTTTGTTCGGGCGACACAATATTTTTAGTTCCCAACAAGTTCAGCGAATCAAAAACAGAGATGCGGTTAACATTTTGGAAGCCTGCATCGATAACCGCCACACGCATTCCTTTTCCCCGAAAACCAGCTTCATGAAGCTTGATTCCGTTTAGCATTCTAATCTGATCATCGGCATGTCCGTATAAATTTTCAAGGGGAAACTCCGAAGGATAAAATGTAGTTGTATCCTGTTGAAAACTTTGCAAATAAAGATTTTCTCCTTTCCATACCCATTTTACGGAATCGACCATCGAGAGAGCTTTCAGCTTCTCAACAACAGAGCTATCAGAAGAATTCATAACCACCGTAGACATCCAACGGCTTTGAGTAACCGCCTCGGCTCCTGTAGAAGTAAGGCTATCAATATAAGCATTCGAAATAGGAAAATCGGCAGCTGTTACCGGGACTCTACGCTGAATACGTCTGTCAAGTGCTTCTCTGGACAGAAACTCCTCTGGTCGTTCAATACTGCAACCAGCATCCCCTTTATCTTTCAGGTAAACCCGAAACTTATAAGATTCGCTTCCATTAGAGAAAAAAGAAAGTAACAATCCAAATGTGCCAAGCACACATATATTTCGCAGGGAATTAAACATGATTCTATTTTTAGTAAGCAAAGGTACTAATCCTTCTTTAAATAAAAAAAAGGAAAATGAGAAGGCTAAACAAAAAAGCCCGGTATCTTTTGGATACCGGGCTTTTTTATATTTTCTTAATTATTAAAGAGCATTACAAATTGGTATTTCACGCTTAACACTCTGACGAAGGGATATAAGTGTTTCGGTAGCCGTTACACCTTCAATCTCCTGAATCTTTGTATTAAGAAGTTCCATCAGGTGTTCGTTGTCCCGAGCATACAATTTGATAAGCATTGTGTAAGGACCAGTAGTAAAATGACATTCTACAACTTCCGGAATCTTCTCGAATTCGGGAACCACGTCCTTATACATTGAACCTTTTTCCAGCTTCACTCCGATATATGTACATGTATTATACCCTAATATTTTCGGATTGATGTGATACCCTGATCCAACAATTACATTCATATCAATCATACGTTGTACGCGTTGGTGAATGGCTGCACGAGAAACGCCACATTCTTCAGCAACATCCTTGAAAGGAATCCTGGCATTCTTAGATATAATGTTCAGAATCTGCCGGTCCAGTTTGTCGATCTTCTCCATATTTTGCTTTAAATTTGTATATACTTTTCAATCAAAGTATCAAAAGTATATATTTATTTTGATTCGCGTATCAATCTGAAAGAAAAAAGTGCAAAATAAATAATAATGGCGGGTAAATGATGCTAAAAAGCATATTTTACCCGCCATTAAGATATTAACAATAAAATTACTTTACGATCTCAAGCAATTCAACTTCAAATACGAGTACCGAATTAGGTTTAATATCCTGACCTGCACCTCTTTCGCCATAAGCAAGTTCAGAAGGAACCCAGAATGTATATTTTGAACCTACAGGCATAAGCAGCAAACCTTCAGTCCAACCTTTGATAACCTGACCAACACCGAATTCAGCTGGTTCGCCTCTTTCGATTGAGCTGTCAAATACTTTTCCATCAAGCAAAGTACCCTTGTAGTGAACTTTTACTTTATCTGTGGCAGTGGGCTTTACACCTTTTCCTTCAGTGATCACCTTATATTGCAAGCCACTTTCTGTAGTAATAACGCCTTCCTTTGTTTTGTTTTCGGCAAGGAACTTATCTCCTTCTTCTTTTGCTTTTGTAGCTTGTTTAGCAGAAGCTTCCATGAAATAAGTCTGCAAGAAAGCCTGAGCAGCTTCGGGAGTCATGCTTGTTTTCTGACCCTTAAGCGCTTCGGTAAAACCAGCGATTAAAGCGTCAACATTTGCACTATCAGGTAATGTTTTCAGGTTTTCTTTGTAACCTGCACCTGTGCTAACACCGATAGCATAACTTGCGCTATCGATAGCACTTTTTAAATTTGCGCTCTTCTTTGAATCACAAGAAGTAGCAGAAACGCCTACAGCAACAGCCATAGCAGCAACAAAAACACTTGCTTTTTTCATTTTTAATTTTTTGTATATATTACTTTACAATATCCAATAATTCAACATCAAAGACCAACGTACTGTTTGGTTCGATAGCTTCGCCTGCACCGTGCTGTCCGTATGCCAGATCTGAAGGGATAAATAGTCTCCATTTGGATCCTACTTCCATCAGCTGCAATGCTTCTACCCAACCCGGGATTACCTGGGAAACACCAAACTCGGCAGGCATACCTCTTTCAACCGAACTATCAAATACAGTTCCGTTTATAAGGGTTCCATGGTAATGACATTTTACAGTATCTGAAGCAGAAGGTTTTGCTCCATTTCCATTTTTAAGGACTTCGTACTGCAAACCGCTAGGCAATTCAACTACACCGGCTTTGTGTTTGTTTATTTTAAGAAACTCTTCCCCAGCCTTCTGATTGATTTCAAGTTTCTCATTCTGCAACTTCATAAAAAAGTCATTGATAACCTCTTTAGCTTCATCGTAGCCGATTTCCGGCGTTGCATTTTCAAGTACATCTTTCAATCCTTTTACAAAGTCTTCGATCTGAAGATTATTGATACCTGAGTTCTGGAAATTATTCCCGATACTTAGACCAAGTGCATAACTAACTTTATCCATTATTTTTCTAATTCAACTTATTAAGAGCCACAAAAGTAACACATTTAATGATATCTATATCAAAACAGTAAAAGTTTTTGTTATGATTTAATAAAAAGTCGCACCTCTATTTGTGTAAATTTCATAATTGAATCAGACTATAAATTAAGCATATAAGTTAAATTAATACAAGTTTGGCTCTGCACCTTTACCTAAGGCCAGTCCATTTAGGCTGAAAATATATCATTATGACAAAAAAAATAAGCACAGTGATACGTATTTCGCATTATTTTGTAACTTCGTGGAAATTAAAATAAGGTTACAAGGGGGTTTAAATGAAAAAATTAGTAGTACTTACGGGTGCAGGAATGAGTGCCGAGAGCGGCATTTCTACCTTTCGGGGGAGCGGAGGCTTATGGGAAAAGCATCGCATCGAAGAGGTTGCTTCGCCAGAAGGATTTGAAGCCAATCCGGCATTAGTGCTCGATTTTTATAATAAGCGAAGGCGCGAATTGCTTGGAACGAAACCAAATGCGGGACATATTGGTCTGGCTAAGCTTGAACAATATTTTAACGTTCGTATTATTACTCAGAACATAGACAACCTGCACGAGCAGGCAGGCAGCACGCATGTACTTCATCTGCATGGTGAACTTAT is from uncultured Macellibacteroides sp. and encodes:
- the xseA gene encoding exodeoxyribonuclease VII large subunit, which gives rise to MFPNDDMSSVRQEISLLELNNRVKGVLQQAFPATYWVRAEMSDVRQNVSSGHCYLEFIEKHPSTGKLLAKVRGSIWAKTFHMLKPYFESETGQAFASGLKVLVKVTVEFHELYGYSLTVVDIDPAYTLGDMVRRRLEIVRQLQEEGVFTLNKELPFPILPQRIAIITSPTAAGYEDFLLQLTNNKAGYIFYTRLFPSVMQGDKTEESVISALDKVYEQVGNFDVVVIIRGGGSTSDLHSFDSYLLAANCAQFPLPIITGIGHERDDTVIDMVAHTRAKTPTAVAEFLIGRLDEAAGLLDDLKNKCSKRALEVLNERRSSLQLLMATLPALAGGKIERSQMLLQHLGMKLPALANTLLERKRGSLIRMGIALPGLAVQTIDRKRTVLDKSENALRQVTSELLSLRRHSLQLNEQFITLASPEHIMQRGYSMILKDGCIVKRASDMQSGDLVTIRFADGDKDSRIL
- a CDS encoding FKBP-type peptidyl-prolyl cis-trans isomerase encodes the protein MKKASVFVAAMAVAVGVSATSCDSKKSANLKSAIDSASYAIGVSTGAGYKENLKTLPDSANVDALIAGFTEALKGQKTSMTPEAAQAFLQTYFMEASAKQATKAKEEGDKFLAENKTKEGVITTESGLQYKVITEGKGVKPTATDKVKVHYKGTLLDGKVFDSSIERGEPAEFGVGQVIKGWTEGLLLMPVGSKYTFWVPSELAYGERGAGQDIKPNSVLVFEVELLEIVK
- a CDS encoding Lrp/AsnC ligand binding domain-containing protein: MEKIDKLDRQILNIISKNARIPFKDVAEECGVSRAAIHQRVQRMIDMNVIVGSGYHINPKILGYNTCTYIGVKLEKGSMYKDVVPEFEKIPEVVECHFTTGPYTMLIKLYARDNEHLMELLNTKIQEIEGVTATETLISLRQSVKREIPICNAL
- the xseB gene encoding exodeoxyribonuclease VII small subunit; translation: MEHKEESYNEAIEKLRLIVEEIEQGELEVDLLSEKVKEATRLIKLCKDKLYKADQEVKKVLEELD
- a CDS encoding 2-C-methyl-D-erythritol 4-phosphate cytidylyltransferase, giving the protein MDKQIKYVLVVAGGQGLRMGGDLPKQFIPVAGEPVLMHTLEAFNRYDSSVRLILVLPESHQAYWHELCEKYNFNISHQVTSGGETRFHSVCNGLKLVTSPGLVAVHDGVRPLVSSEVIAACFKEAALHGTAIPVLPMVDSLREYTEDGSIPVDRARYCAVQTPQVFKSELLLSAYERPYELCFTDDASVVESSGYAVNLIPGNRENIKITTPFDLLITEAVLNQRSQF
- a CDS encoding S8 family serine peptidase; the protein is MFNSLRNICVLGTFGLLLSFFSNGSESYKFRVYLKDKGDAGCSIERPEEFLSREALDRRIQRRVPVTAADFPISNAYIDSLTSTGAEAVTQSRWMSTVVMNSSDSSVVEKLKALSMVDSVKWVWKGENLYLQSFQQDTTTFYPSEFPLENLYGHADDQIRMLNGIKLHEAGFRGKGMRVAVIDAGFQNVNRISVFDSLNLLGTKNIVSPEQSVYESDDHGTKVLSCMAANSPGLMVGTAPDASYWLIKSEDNRSEFPIEEDYWVAAVEFADSVGVDVITSSLGYFTFDTEEAVYTQGSLDGKTALISKAAAMAADKGILLFSSAGNEGTSSWGKITFPGDADEIVTVGAVTDDKKKSTFSSVGFTADYRVKPDVVALGSGCSVVDASGNITYANGTSFSTPILAGISVCLWQAVPDLSPREMIEALQQAGHLSNHPDAELGYGLPDLYKAYKSQCKHVSER
- a CDS encoding FKBP-type peptidyl-prolyl cis-trans isomerase produces the protein MDKVSYALGLSIGNNFQNSGINNLQIEDFVKGLKDVLENATPEIGYDEAKEVINDFFMKLQNEKLEINQKAGEEFLKINKHKAGVVELPSGLQYEVLKNGNGAKPSASDTVKCHYHGTLINGTVFDSSVERGMPAEFGVSQVIPGWVEALQLMEVGSKWRLFIPSDLAYGQHGAGEAIEPNSTLVFDVELLDIVK